Proteins from a single region of Hermetia illucens chromosome 3, iHerIll2.2.curated.20191125, whole genome shotgun sequence:
- the LOC119651294 gene encoding ubiquitin carboxyl-terminal hydrolase 1: MPILLMQSNLEEIELVLNKSSTDKSEKDQLFLKEEFGPLVCNHFRRISSYDNKKLSLKSDKIITTVKKKWVTTDVDITNVRLETLNLPKCEETQSKINITCESHEANQLSEALTLPVRSTQAIHSRTQSPVREIQIVFDDKLKGKERANRLKLSRKSLGIRRRRNFQQKYILEKQEIKSKLNYGQLCIKKYIGNIPNSVARDFSSDLKIKLSKAGKLSLATRQQLRDSEENDENYRIIRSDSVILGSKRKHQYSTLRAAVALGNKRNKSDNMSVYDPRLQSEDRAVGNGYVTRGLHNDENASALGNQYYPNSQPMIATLCNIGNTCYLNSVVYTLRFAPLFLHNLHHLVEDLSHINQRIGKRVKSSSLGRNIGGIHTENVRSWSSKDLASMENSSSDMPKSNQQIATEKLHELYQHLHRNELIESTEPFHADTFLRAIQEVSTIFEGNQQQDAHEFLMCVLDSIRETCQTLIKCVSECPDLIVNGLPEQAESMQSAPSKERERESSIIKTSFFSRRSKRKEDAKQPKGLRLNSPHKENLISSPQLDSLNSAIKNSLSSIITDDDITTTDRERLNEKIKQLGLDFFTEDFEGITVSTTKCLSCETITEQKETMIDIAVPISGYENVDNSEKSQFFIQNSCITREYFRGENKYRCEQCIGYTEAIRSISYEVLPRLLMIQLNRFSGGMEKINSYLPTPFTLQCFCAKCCQQPDNKKHHVYKLYSVITHVGATMSVGHYIAYTCSLDLANDYVNCPKDRRRETQLNSLNSCGNVNSNHNSSNNTCSHVVTTNASEKNIGLMKKMRFGRGKASSSSDMSKQVKSVNGVSNKTITNGVEKLNINTTCASLNCCGLRIKNYANVGGSSYNGSSVANAMNINGIYVESTDDQSSTAFSSASCYSDALSYNSNSNGKSKSSVNNQSTWYMCDDDKIKVMSQREFEELLSPNRKIMVTPYLLFYARRDLQ, translated from the exons ATGCCAATACTGTTGATGCAATCAAATTTAGAGGAAATCGAATTGGTTTTAAATAAATCGAGCACCGataaaagtgaaaaagatcAACTTTTCCTTAAAGAAGAATTCGGACCATTAGTATGCAACCATTTCCGTAGAATTTCATCTTATGACAATAAGAAGCTTTCACTCAAGTCGGACAAAATAATAACAACTGTAAAGAAAAAATGGGTTACTACTGATGTGGATATAACAAACGTAAGATTAGAGACGTTGAATTTACCAAAATGTGAAGAAACACAATCAAAAATAAACATCACTTGTGAGTCCCATGAAGCGAACCAACTATCGGAAGCATTAACTCTGCCAGTTAGATCAACTCAAGCAATTCATAGCAGAACTCAATCCCCAGTACGAGAAATACAAATAGTTTTTGATGATAAACTAAAAGGAAAGGAACGTGCTAATAGATTAAAATTATCAAGGAAGTCATTGGGTATTAGAcgtcggaggaatttccagcAAAAATACATTCTAGAAAAGCAAGAGATTAAATCAAAACTAAATTATGGACAATTGTGTATCAAAAAGTATATAGGAAATATTCCAAATAGTGTTGCACGAGATTTTTCTAgtgatttaaaaataaaattgagtaAAGCTGGTAAATTATCTCTAGCCACGCGGCAACAGCTTCGAGATAGTGAAGAAAACGATGAAAATTATAGAATTATCAGATCTGATAGTGTAATACTCGGATCGAAAAGAAAGCATCAATATAGCACCTTAAGAGCAGCAGTGGCGCTAGGAAACAAACGAAATAAATCAGATAATATGTCTGTGTATGACCCTCGGTTGCAATCTGAGGACCGTGCTGTTGGAAACGGATACGTTACTAGAGGATTGCATAATGATGAAAATGCTTCGGCTTTAGGAAATCAATATTATCCTAATTCTCAGCCAATGATAGCTACCCTTTGTAATATAGGCAATACTTGCTATCTTAACTCAGTGGTATATACGCTGCGTTTTGCACCACTTTTCTTGCATAATTTGCATCATCTGGTAGAAGATCTTTCGCATATTAATCAAAGAATCGGAAAGCGAGTGAAAAGCTCTTCGTTGGGAAGAAATATAGGAGGCATCCATACTGAAAATGTACGTAGTTGGAGTAGTAAAGATTTGGCATCTATGGAAAATTCGAGTAGTGATATGCCCAAGTCGAATCAACAG attgctACTGAGAAGCTTCATGAATTGTATCAACACTTGCACAGGAATGAGTTGATTGAGTCTACAGAACCCTTTCATGCCGACACATTTCTCCGCGCTATCCAAGAAGTCAGCACAATTTTCGAAGGGAATCAGCAGCAAGACGCCCATGAATTTCTCATGTGTGTACTTGACAGTATTCGGGAAACCTGCCAAACATTGATTAAATGTGTCTCTGAATGTCCAGATTTAATCGTAAATGG TCTTCCAGAACAAGCTGAATCAATGCAATCAGCTCCAAGTAAAGAGCGAGAACGAGAATCTAGTATTATAAAAACATCGTTTTTTTCTCGGAGATCAAAACGGAAAGAGGATGCGAAACAACCGAAAGGTTTACGATTAAATTCCCCACACAAGGAAAATCTTATTAGCAGTCCACAGTTAGATTCACTAAACTCAGCCATTAAGAATAGTCTGAGCTCAATAATAACTGATGATGACATTACAACTACAGATAGAGAGCGACTAAACGAAAAAATAAAGCAATTGGGTTTGGACTTCTTTACGGAAGATTTTGAGGGGATCACTGTGTCTACGACGAAGTGTTTAAGTTGCGAAACTATAACTGAACAAAAGGAGACAATGATCGATATAGCTGTCCCGATATCGGGATACGAGAATGTGGATAACAGTGAAAAATCCCAGTTCTTCATTCAA AATTCCTGCATAACACGGGAATATTTTCGCGGAGAAAATAAGTATCGCTGCGAACAGTGCATAGGGTATACAGAAGCAATTCGGTCGATTTCCTACGAAGTTCTCCCCCGATTGCTAATGATCCAGTTAAACCGCTTTTCTGGAGGTATGGAAAAGATTAATAGTTATCTTCCAACACCTTTTACTCTCCAATGTTTCTGTGCAAAATGTTGTCAGCAACCGGATAACAAGAAACaccatgtatataaattgtatAGTGTCATAACACACGTTGGAGCTACTATGTCCGTAGGACATTATATCGCATATACATGCTCCTTGGATTTAGCTAACGATTATGTTAACTGTCCCAAAGATCGTAGACGAGAAACTCAACTTAACTCATTGAATTCGTGTGGTAATGTTAATAGCAATCACAATAGTAGTAACAATACTTGCTCTCATGTTGTTACTACAAACGCAAGTGAGAAAAATATTGgcttaatgaaaaaaatgagaTTTGGTCGTGGCAAGGCCTCAAGTAGTAGTGATATGAGTAAACAAGTAAAAAGCGTTAACGGAGTGTCCAACAAAACCATAACAAATGGAGTCGAGAAGTTGAATATAAATACGACGTGCGCTAGTCTAAATTGTTGCGGTTTGCGTATTAAAAATTATGCCAATGTTGGCGGTTCGAGCTACAATGGGTCAAGTGTGGCGAACGCGATGAACATAAACGGCATCTATGTAGAATCTACGGATGATCAATCTTCAACTGCATTTAGTTCTGCAAGTTGTTATAGTGATGCACTTAGTTATAATAGCAATAGTAATGGCAAGTCAAAATCATCGGTGAACAATCAGTCAACTTGGTATATGTGTGACGATGATAAAATTAAGGTTATGTCACAACGCGAATTTGAGGAGTTGTTGTCGCCAAATCGGAAAATCATGGTAACACCGTATCTCCTGTTCTACGCTCGAAGAGATTTGCAATAA